A region of Pyxidicoccus parkwaysis DNA encodes the following proteins:
- the kdsA gene encoding 3-deoxy-8-phosphooctulonate synthase, with protein sequence MSTSTLPIELCGYKVGPGQKLFVIAGPDSIESEDMALRHARLLKEMTSRLGVPYAFKCSYDKANRTSGKSFRGPGLKEGLRILKRVRDEVGVPVLTDVHETSHVGPASEVVDIIQIPAFLCRQTDLVEAVARTGKGVNLKKGQFVAPKDIVHSARKAFEAGNPNVLVTERGSTFGYNNLVVDMRGFAQMREAGLAVCFDATHSVQLPSAGNGETAGERKFVALLARSAAAAGIDALFTEVHEDPDRALCDGPCSLNPQMFEDVVRNVLNIRRVLGHEPG encoded by the coding sequence ATGAGCACCAGCACCCTCCCGATTGAGCTCTGTGGCTACAAGGTTGGCCCGGGGCAGAAGCTCTTCGTCATCGCCGGTCCGGACAGCATCGAGTCCGAAGATATGGCCCTGCGCCACGCGCGTTTGCTCAAGGAGATGACGAGCAGGCTCGGCGTGCCGTACGCCTTCAAGTGCTCCTACGACAAGGCCAACCGCACCAGCGGCAAGTCATTCAGGGGCCCCGGCCTCAAGGAAGGCCTGCGCATCCTCAAGCGCGTCCGCGACGAGGTGGGTGTCCCGGTGCTCACGGACGTCCATGAAACCAGCCACGTCGGGCCTGCCTCGGAAGTAGTGGATATCATCCAGATACCGGCCTTCCTGTGCCGGCAGACGGATTTGGTGGAAGCCGTGGCGAGGACTGGAAAGGGTGTGAATCTCAAGAAGGGCCAGTTCGTGGCCCCCAAGGACATCGTCCACTCGGCGCGCAAGGCATTCGAGGCGGGCAACCCCAACGTGCTCGTCACCGAGCGCGGCTCCACCTTCGGCTACAACAACCTCGTCGTGGACATGCGTGGCTTTGCCCAGATGCGCGAGGCCGGCCTCGCCGTCTGCTTCGACGCCACCCACTCCGTCCAGCTCCCCAGCGCCGGAAACGGTGAGACAGCCGGAGAACGCAAGTTCGTCGCGCTCCTCGCCCGGTCTGCCGCAGCTGCCGGGATTGACGCGTTGTTCACGGAAGTCCATGAGGATCCGGACCGTGCCCTGTGTGACGGTCCGTGTTCCCTGAATCCACAGATGTTCGAGGACGTGGTACGAAATGTGCTGAACATCCGCCGGGTGCTGGGACACGAGCCCGGTTGA
- a CDS encoding CTP synthase: MRSKKTKFIFVTGGVVSSLGKGLASASIGALLENRGLAVTLLKLDPYINVDPGTMSPFQHGEVFVTEDGGETDMDLGHYERFTNARMSRLNNFTSGRIYNSVITKERRGEYLGKTVQVIPHITDEIKSNIRQAAQDADVVIVEIGGTVGDIESLPFLEAIRQMRYDVGSENVVYVHLTLLPYIGAAGEVKTKPTQHSVMKLREIGIQPDFLVCRTDREVSRELKDKIAMFCNVDTRSVFTSPDVKSIYELPLELHRQGLDERLAEVLNIWSRAPHLERWENICRKVYEPARGQVQVAIVGKYVNLTESYKSLNEALLHGGIANDVKVNLHFVDSQDVEAQGPEKLLANVDAILVPGGFGVRGTEGKIAAVRYAREKKLPFFGICLGLQMAVVEFSRSVLGLANANSLEFNEHTPHPVVTLMESQVKVQDKGGTMRLGSYACALKPGTLAHKLYAQDAIQERHRHRYEVNNAYRGRLQESGLVISGHNPELNLVEMIELADHPYFVGCQFHPEFKSKPFAPHPLFSGFIRAALEQRERSAAAGQVRA, from the coding sequence ATGCGCTCCAAGAAAACCAAGTTCATCTTCGTGACGGGCGGAGTGGTCAGCTCCCTCGGCAAGGGCCTCGCCTCGGCTTCGATTGGCGCCCTGCTGGAGAACCGTGGGCTGGCCGTCACCCTTCTCAAGCTGGACCCCTACATCAACGTGGACCCGGGCACGATGAGCCCGTTCCAGCACGGCGAGGTGTTCGTCACCGAGGACGGCGGTGAGACGGACATGGACCTCGGCCACTACGAGCGGTTCACCAATGCTCGGATGAGCCGGCTCAACAACTTCACCTCCGGCCGCATCTACAACTCGGTCATCACCAAGGAGCGCCGGGGTGAGTACCTGGGCAAGACGGTCCAGGTGATTCCGCACATCACCGACGAAATCAAATCCAACATCCGCCAGGCCGCGCAGGACGCGGACGTGGTCATCGTCGAAATCGGCGGCACCGTCGGTGACATCGAGTCGCTGCCCTTCCTCGAGGCCATCCGTCAGATGCGCTACGACGTGGGCAGCGAGAATGTCGTCTACGTCCACCTCACGCTGCTGCCGTACATCGGTGCGGCCGGCGAGGTGAAGACCAAGCCCACGCAGCACTCGGTGATGAAGCTGCGTGAAATCGGCATCCAGCCAGACTTCCTCGTGTGCCGCACGGACCGCGAGGTGTCTCGCGAGCTGAAGGACAAGATTGCCATGTTCTGCAACGTGGACACGCGCAGCGTGTTCACCTCGCCGGACGTGAAGAGCATCTACGAGCTGCCGCTGGAGCTGCACCGCCAGGGCCTCGACGAGCGCCTCGCGGAGGTCCTCAACATCTGGAGCCGCGCGCCCCACCTCGAGCGCTGGGAGAACATCTGCCGCAAGGTGTACGAGCCCGCCCGCGGCCAGGTGCAGGTCGCCATCGTCGGCAAGTACGTGAATCTCACGGAGAGCTACAAGAGCCTCAACGAGGCGCTGCTCCACGGCGGCATCGCCAACGACGTGAAGGTGAACCTGCACTTCGTGGACAGCCAGGACGTGGAGGCGCAGGGGCCGGAGAAGCTCCTGGCCAACGTGGACGCCATCCTCGTGCCCGGCGGCTTCGGCGTGCGCGGCACGGAGGGCAAGATTGCCGCCGTCCGCTACGCGCGCGAGAAGAAGCTCCCGTTCTTCGGCATCTGCCTCGGCCTGCAGATGGCGGTGGTGGAGTTCAGCCGCAGCGTGCTGGGGCTCGCCAACGCCAACAGCCTGGAGTTCAACGAGCACACGCCGCACCCGGTGGTGACGCTCATGGAGAGCCAGGTGAAGGTGCAGGACAAGGGCGGCACCATGCGCCTGGGCAGCTACGCGTGCGCGCTCAAGCCCGGCACGCTGGCGCACAAGCTCTACGCGCAGGACGCCATCCAGGAGCGCCACCGCCACCGCTACGAGGTGAACAACGCGTACCGCGGCCGCCTCCAGGAGTCCGGCCTCGTCATCTCCGGCCACAACCCCGAGCTGAACCTCGTGGAGATGATTGAGCTGGCGGACCACCCGTACTTCGTCGGCTGCCAGTTCCACCCCGAGTTCAAGAGCAAGCCCTTCGCTCCCCACCCTCTCTTCTCCGGCTTCATCCGCGCCGCGCTCGAGCAGCGTGAGCGGAGCGCGGCGGCCGGCCAGGTTCGCGCATGA
- a CDS encoding response regulator translates to MGSGMMQQEGSTAMTDQLYTTHDISRLLQVDPSTVSKWIDRGILMAFRTPGGHRRVRSADLRTFLITHQMPVPEELGSGTVRLLVVDDERPVLEAIKRAFKPYAAQVELQTTTSGVEALLLVSEQKPHGMIIDLNMPDIDGLEVCRRIRARKQMEGVRLITMTSLHSPEVVEQSKQAGALACMAKPLDVQEVLELFRVPLALSAKR, encoded by the coding sequence ATGGGCAGCGGAATGATGCAGCAAGAGGGGAGTACGGCGATGACGGACCAGCTCTATACGACGCACGACATCAGCCGGTTGCTTCAGGTGGACCCGTCCACGGTGAGCAAGTGGATTGACCGAGGCATCCTGATGGCGTTCAGGACGCCGGGCGGTCACCGCCGGGTGCGCTCGGCGGACCTGCGCACGTTCCTCATCACGCACCAGATGCCGGTGCCCGAGGAGCTGGGCAGCGGGACGGTGCGGCTGTTGGTGGTGGACGACGAGCGTCCGGTGCTGGAGGCCATCAAGCGCGCGTTCAAGCCGTATGCGGCGCAGGTGGAGCTGCAGACGACGACGAGCGGCGTGGAGGCCCTGCTGCTGGTGTCCGAGCAGAAGCCGCACGGCATGATTATCGACCTCAACATGCCGGACATCGACGGCCTCGAGGTCTGCCGCCGGATTCGCGCGCGCAAGCAGATGGAGGGCGTGCGGCTCATCACCATGACGTCCCTGCACTCGCCCGAGGTGGTGGAGCAGTCGAAGCAGGCCGGCGCGCTCGCGTGCATGGCCAAGCCGCTGGACGTGCAGGAGGTGCTCGAGCTGTTCCGCGTGCCGCTGGCGCTGAGCGCCAAGCGCTAG
- a CDS encoding ABC transporter ATP-binding protein: protein MSSPEKSATPQLPTRVTLRRLLTLARPELPFIIAGTVFLLVSSVSTLVYPRAIGNLVDEALSTRSQEMLDGLALTMLAVFVVQGVAMALRAYYFNTAGERVVARLRKSLFGALLSQEVAFFDARRTGELTSRLASDTTVLQNTVTANISMALRYGVQALGGVALLFYTSARLTGVMLAIIPAVTMGAVFYGRRVRVISRQVQDALADSTNVAEEDLSGIRTVRSFAAERNELERYGAAVDRSFSLARERTRQSAIFMGAVSIAGYGGIAVVLWYGGRLVVQGQLSVGALTSFLIYTMLVAFSFSAMAELWADFMRASGAADRVFELMDREPAIASGGAQLPEVRGHVEFRDVRFAYPTRSDITVLQGLNLELRPGEVVAVVGPSGAGKSTLASLLSRFYDPQGGAVLLDGHPLTSLDPEWLRRNIGMVAQEPQLFSCSIADNIRYGRPDATDAQVEEAARAANAHAYIQRFPEGYGTQVGERGVQLSGGQKQRVAIARAVLKDPRLLILDEATSALDAESEHLVKDALERLMKGRTTLIIAHRLSTVANADRVLVLEGGHVIQSGTHSALMGQDGLYRRLVERQFVAA, encoded by the coding sequence GTGTCTTCGCCAGAAAAGTCCGCCACGCCCCAGCTCCCCACCCGCGTCACGTTGCGCCGCCTGCTCACCCTCGCGCGCCCGGAGCTGCCGTTCATCATCGCCGGCACCGTCTTCCTGCTGGTGAGCAGTGTGTCGACGCTCGTCTACCCACGCGCCATCGGTAATCTGGTGGACGAAGCGCTCAGCACCCGCAGCCAGGAGATGCTGGACGGGCTCGCGCTGACGATGCTCGCCGTCTTCGTGGTGCAGGGCGTGGCCATGGCGCTGCGTGCCTACTACTTCAACACCGCCGGCGAGCGCGTGGTGGCCCGGCTGCGCAAGTCCCTCTTCGGCGCGCTGCTCTCGCAGGAGGTCGCCTTCTTCGACGCGCGCCGCACCGGCGAGCTCACCAGCCGGCTCGCCTCGGACACCACCGTCCTGCAGAACACCGTCACCGCCAACATCTCCATGGCGCTGCGCTACGGCGTGCAGGCCCTGGGCGGCGTGGCGCTGCTCTTCTACACGTCCGCGCGCCTCACCGGCGTCATGCTCGCCATCATCCCCGCGGTGACGATGGGCGCGGTGTTCTACGGCCGCCGCGTGCGCGTCATCTCCCGCCAGGTGCAGGACGCGCTCGCGGACAGCACCAACGTGGCCGAGGAGGACCTGTCCGGCATCCGCACCGTGCGCTCCTTCGCCGCCGAGCGCAACGAGCTGGAGCGCTACGGCGCCGCGGTGGACCGCTCGTTCTCACTCGCGCGGGAGCGCACGCGTCAGTCCGCCATCTTCATGGGCGCTGTCTCCATCGCCGGCTACGGCGGCATCGCCGTGGTGCTCTGGTACGGCGGCCGGCTCGTGGTGCAGGGCCAGCTGAGCGTGGGCGCGCTCACCTCGTTCCTCATCTACACCATGCTGGTGGCCTTCTCCTTCAGCGCCATGGCCGAGCTGTGGGCGGACTTCATGCGCGCCAGCGGCGCCGCGGACCGCGTCTTCGAGCTGATGGACCGCGAGCCCGCAATCGCCTCCGGCGGCGCGCAGCTCCCCGAGGTGCGCGGCCACGTGGAGTTCCGCGACGTGCGCTTCGCCTACCCCACGCGCTCGGACATCACCGTGCTCCAGGGGCTGAATCTGGAGCTGCGTCCCGGAGAAGTCGTCGCGGTGGTGGGCCCCTCGGGCGCGGGCAAGTCCACGCTGGCCTCGCTGCTGTCGCGCTTCTATGACCCGCAGGGCGGCGCGGTGCTGCTGGACGGCCACCCGCTCACCTCGCTGGACCCGGAGTGGCTGCGCCGCAACATCGGCATGGTGGCGCAGGAGCCGCAATTGTTCTCCTGCTCCATCGCGGACAACATCCGCTACGGCCGGCCGGACGCCACCGACGCGCAGGTGGAGGAGGCCGCGCGCGCCGCCAACGCCCACGCCTATATCCAACGCTTCCCCGAGGGCTACGGCACCCAGGTGGGCGAGCGCGGCGTGCAGCTGTCCGGCGGCCAGAAGCAGCGCGTGGCCATTGCGCGCGCCGTGCTGAAGGACCCGCGCCTGCTCATCCTCGACGAGGCCACCAGCGCGCTCGACGCGGAGAGCGAGCACCTGGTGAAGGACGCGCTGGAGCGCCTCATGAAGGGCCGCACCACGCTCATCATCGCCCACCGCCTGTCCACCGTGGCCAACGCGGACCGCGTGCTCGTACTGGAGGGCGGCCACGTCATCCAGAGCGGCACCCACTCCGCCCTCATGGGACAGGACGGCCTGTACCGCCGCCTGGTGGAGCGACAATTCGTCGCGGCCTGA
- a CDS encoding KdsC family phosphatase, with product MVTEAPSKPGKEELTSRAARVRLLVFDVDGVLTDGGLYYGAQGELMKRFDVKDGHALVMARLSGLPAAVLTARTSSIVEVRGRELGLAAVLQGRRDKGAALEELLQQLGVSPEACAYMGDDHNDLAPLSRVGLAACPADAVPEVRQEVHFVTQSPGGRGAARELVELCLKASGRWDDAVGLMRGADGRGAQRVEQTPYSR from the coding sequence ATGGTGACGGAAGCGCCTTCCAAGCCAGGAAAGGAAGAGCTGACGTCTCGCGCGGCACGCGTCCGCCTGCTTGTGTTTGACGTGGACGGGGTGCTCACCGACGGCGGCCTGTACTACGGCGCCCAGGGTGAGCTGATGAAGCGCTTCGACGTGAAGGACGGACACGCCCTGGTCATGGCCCGCCTTTCAGGCCTGCCCGCCGCCGTCCTGACCGCCCGCACCTCGAGCATCGTGGAGGTTCGCGGACGGGAGCTCGGGCTGGCGGCAGTACTTCAAGGCCGCCGCGACAAGGGTGCCGCACTGGAGGAACTGCTCCAGCAACTGGGTGTCTCCCCGGAGGCCTGCGCGTACATGGGAGACGACCACAACGACCTCGCCCCGCTTTCACGCGTGGGGCTGGCCGCGTGTCCCGCGGATGCGGTTCCCGAAGTGCGTCAGGAGGTCCATTTCGTTACCCAGAGCCCAGGCGGCCGAGGGGCCGCTCGGGAGCTCGTCGAGCTGTGCCTGAAGGCAAGTGGCCGCTGGGACGACGCAGTGGGTCTCATGAGAGGGGCTGATGGACGCGGTGCGCAGAGAGTTGAACAAACCCCGTATTCAAGGTAG
- a CDS encoding Hsp20/alpha crystallin family protein yields MQTRNPFNSAVVVNPFMRDFDNLVRELTQPVWRQAPRERVPAADILESESGLTLFLDMPGLDAKAIQVKVENDVLTVQAERKAEPKAEGVNVRRQERVFGTFARSFALPDTVDATRVEAKYENGVLTLTLPRREESKPRVIEVKVQG; encoded by the coding sequence ATGCAGACTCGCAACCCGTTCAACTCCGCCGTCGTCGTGAACCCCTTCATGCGCGACTTCGACAACCTCGTCCGCGAGCTGACGCAGCCGGTGTGGCGCCAGGCCCCGCGTGAGCGCGTGCCCGCGGCGGACATCCTCGAGTCCGAGAGCGGCCTGACGCTCTTCCTCGACATGCCCGGCCTCGACGCGAAGGCCATCCAGGTGAAGGTGGAGAACGACGTGCTCACCGTGCAGGCCGAGCGCAAGGCGGAGCCGAAGGCCGAGGGCGTCAACGTGCGCCGCCAGGAGCGCGTCTTCGGCACCTTCGCGCGCTCGTTCGCGCTGCCGGACACCGTGGACGCCACCAGGGTGGAGGCGAAGTACGAGAATGGCGTGCTGACGCTGACCCTGCCGCGGCGCGAGGAGTCCAAGCCCCGCGTCATCGAGGTCAAGGTCCAGGGCTGA